The Candidatus Eisenbacteria bacterium genome contains a region encoding:
- a CDS encoding HDIG domain-containing protein, which translates to MTVQEGPSVVPLPGRPRTLRWRFHGVRVLLVLALLAVAASIPGSGRIRDKYRYNAGDIARERVVAPFDFRVQKEEGELRRQQQQAAAAVPPVMVVDSRISTETLTRYATFQERVLETVSETEIPSAERARQLKGLGVPLSDDAAQALAVPARARRALRELGAVLNEIYRAGVVAEKRNDLLLGYRNVTVREGDVETPRSASILYDRHEVVARIDERARATFPGDPAGVRLLGEMVGPFIVPNVVYDRAETDYRRVQAQGAVPTMVGFVQKDELIVDANQKVEGNALLKLRSLRNLELARQNRSQFLYPPVARMLLMLLFLAVFGSYLRMELPGVFRDNAMLAMFTLLTAVVMGMAQLLVGTFGLTEFTVPLALAPLVAASLMEKRPALVFTLLLAGATVTVVELRSTFIPVAVMGGVTAVYSVSRLRHRWHFALALFTIALANLAAILAWDLGRVTSPQLLARDALWGGLSAFLSVSLAFMLLPLVEHLFGLTSDITLLELSDLNRPLLKRLQLEAPGTYHHSMIVGSLAEAAAEATGANSLLARVCAYYHDIGKLSKPEYYAENEPAFARSRHERLTPSMSTLVVKSHITEGLEMARKDRLPSAVQNAIPEHHGTMVMAFFYHKALEQDPMARREDFCYPGPKPRSKETAILMLADGVEGASRALEEPTPSRIRGLVTRIIQERVQDGQLDECGLTLSELAKIREAFIPVLTAIFHVRAPYPEDPRRRQRADADLRREST; encoded by the coding sequence ATGACGGTTCAGGAGGGACCCTCGGTCGTTCCGTTACCGGGTCGCCCGCGCACGTTGCGCTGGCGTTTCCATGGCGTTCGCGTGCTGCTCGTGCTGGCGCTGCTGGCGGTGGCCGCGAGCATCCCGGGAAGCGGCCGGATCCGAGACAAGTACCGCTACAACGCGGGTGACATCGCCCGCGAGCGCGTGGTCGCACCCTTCGACTTCCGCGTCCAGAAGGAAGAGGGCGAGCTGCGGCGGCAGCAGCAGCAGGCCGCCGCCGCCGTCCCCCCGGTCATGGTCGTGGACAGCCGCATCTCCACCGAGACGCTGACTCGGTATGCCACCTTCCAGGAGAGGGTCCTGGAGACGGTGTCGGAGACGGAGATTCCGTCCGCCGAGCGGGCGCGCCAGCTCAAGGGCCTCGGCGTGCCGCTCTCCGATGACGCGGCGCAGGCCCTGGCGGTTCCGGCCCGCGCGCGCCGGGCGCTGCGCGAGCTCGGGGCGGTGCTGAACGAGATCTACAGAGCCGGAGTGGTCGCCGAGAAGCGGAACGATCTTCTGCTCGGCTACCGCAACGTCACCGTCCGCGAGGGCGATGTCGAGACTCCACGTTCCGCGAGCATCCTGTACGACCGTCACGAAGTGGTCGCCCGCATCGACGAGCGTGCGCGCGCCACGTTCCCCGGTGATCCGGCGGGGGTTCGCCTCCTGGGCGAGATGGTGGGCCCTTTCATCGTGCCCAACGTCGTCTACGACCGGGCCGAGACGGATTACCGCCGCGTGCAGGCGCAGGGCGCCGTGCCGACGATGGTCGGCTTCGTCCAGAAGGACGAGCTGATCGTCGATGCCAATCAGAAGGTCGAGGGGAACGCGTTGCTGAAGCTGCGCTCGCTGCGCAATCTCGAGCTGGCGCGCCAGAACCGCTCCCAATTCCTCTACCCGCCGGTCGCCCGAATGCTGCTGATGCTGCTCTTCCTCGCGGTGTTCGGCAGCTACCTGCGCATGGAGCTGCCCGGCGTCTTCCGGGACAACGCCATGCTCGCGATGTTCACCCTGCTCACCGCGGTGGTGATGGGCATGGCTCAGCTCCTGGTCGGAACCTTCGGGCTCACGGAGTTCACGGTGCCGCTGGCACTGGCGCCGCTGGTGGCCGCCTCGCTGATGGAGAAGCGCCCGGCCCTGGTGTTCACGTTGCTGCTCGCCGGCGCCACCGTCACCGTGGTGGAGCTGCGCAGCACGTTCATTCCGGTCGCGGTCATGGGTGGCGTCACCGCGGTCTACTCGGTTTCACGCCTGCGCCATCGCTGGCACTTCGCGCTGGCGCTCTTCACCATCGCGCTCGCCAATCTGGCCGCCATCCTGGCGTGGGATCTGGGCCGTGTGACGTCGCCCCAGCTGCTCGCGCGCGACGCGCTGTGGGGAGGGCTGAGCGCGTTCCTCTCGGTGTCGCTGGCTTTCATGCTGCTGCCCCTGGTCGAGCACCTGTTCGGACTCACGTCCGACATCACGCTGCTCGAGCTCTCGGATCTCAACCGCCCGCTGCTCAAGCGTCTCCAGCTCGAGGCCCCGGGCACCTATCACCACAGCATGATCGTGGGAAGCCTGGCCGAGGCGGCGGCGGAAGCGACCGGCGCCAACTCGCTGCTGGCTCGCGTGTGTGCCTACTACCACGACATCGGCAAGCTCTCGAAGCCCGAGTACTACGCGGAGAACGAGCCGGCCTTCGCGCGCAGCCGCCACGAGCGGCTCACGCCGAGCATGAGCACGCTGGTGGTGAAGTCCCACATCACCGAAGGTCTCGAGATGGCGCGCAAGGACCGGCTGCCGAGCGCCGTCCAGAACGCGATCCCGGAACACCACGGCACGATGGTGATGGCCTTCTTCTATCACAAGGCGCTCGAGCAGGATCCGATGGCGCGGCGTGAGGACTTCTGCTATCCAGGGCCGAAGCCGCGCTCCAAAGAAACGGCCATACTCATGCTGGCGGACGGCGTCGAAGGCGCCTCGCGCGCGCTCGAGGAGCCGACCCCGAGCCGCATCCGCGGACTGGTGACGCGGATCATCCAGGAGCGCGTCCAGGACGGCCAGCTCGACGAGTGCGGTCTCACGCTCTCCGAGCTGGCGAAGATCCGCGAGGCCTTCATTCCGGTGCTGACCGCGATCTTCCACGTGCGCGCGCCGTATCCCGAGGATCCGCGCCGGCGCCAGAGAGCGGACGCCGACCTGCGTCGCGAGTCGACGTAG
- a CDS encoding PhoH family protein, translating into MNIKKLPIEHLDPVALLGRNDANLRQIEREVPVRITLRDGTITVSGEEDAVGTAARALKELVELAERGKVVEEADVATALGRRNGQASRLADAYEGAPGFTFDRKTVRARTPRQAEYLKAMEEHEIVFSIGPAGTGKTYLAVAAAAHALRHKKVDRIILVRPAVEAGESLGFLPGDMQEKVDPYLRPMYDALADMMSYDRMRRYIELGVIEIAPLAFMRGRTLHSSFVIMDEAQNTTVRQMKMFLTRLGVNSRAVITGDITQIDLKDPDHSGLVRIQSILGSVADIRFIYFHPEDVVRHRLVRDIIRAFDAYHARQNGKQEDGVGESLDPEAEAEAPLPAAEASGESASTEDASR; encoded by the coding sequence GTGAACATCAAGAAACTTCCCATCGAGCATCTCGATCCGGTCGCGCTGCTGGGCCGTAACGACGCCAATCTCCGCCAGATCGAGCGGGAGGTGCCGGTACGCATCACGCTCCGGGACGGAACCATCACCGTCTCCGGCGAAGAGGACGCGGTCGGCACCGCGGCCCGCGCTCTGAAGGAGCTGGTGGAGCTGGCCGAGCGCGGCAAGGTCGTGGAAGAGGCGGACGTCGCGACCGCTCTGGGTCGCCGCAATGGACAGGCGTCCCGGCTGGCCGACGCCTATGAAGGGGCGCCGGGATTCACCTTCGACCGCAAGACCGTGCGGGCTCGCACGCCGAGGCAGGCGGAATACCTCAAGGCGATGGAAGAGCACGAGATCGTGTTCTCGATCGGTCCGGCGGGCACCGGAAAGACTTACCTGGCGGTGGCCGCAGCGGCCCACGCACTCCGCCACAAGAAGGTGGACCGCATCATCCTGGTGCGTCCCGCGGTCGAGGCCGGCGAGAGCCTGGGCTTCCTGCCGGGCGACATGCAGGAGAAGGTCGATCCTTATCTGCGTCCGATGTACGACGCGCTGGCGGACATGATGTCGTACGACCGCATGCGGCGCTACATCGAGCTGGGCGTCATCGAGATCGCGCCACTCGCCTTCATGCGCGGGCGTACGTTGCACAGCTCGTTCGTGATCATGGACGAAGCCCAGAACACGACGGTGCGTCAGATGAAGATGTTTCTCACGCGCCTGGGCGTGAACTCGCGCGCCGTGATCACCGGAGACATCACCCAGATCGATCTCAAGGATCCCGATCACTCGGGACTCGTGAGGATCCAATCCATCCTCGGCTCGGTCGCCGACATCAGGTTCATCTACTTCCATCCCGAGGACGTCGTCCGTCACCGCCTGGTGCGCGACATCATCCGCGCGTTCGATGCCTACCACGCGCGCCAGAACGGGAAACAGGAAGATGGCGTGGGCGAAAGCCTCGACCCCGAAGCCGAGGCCGAAGCCCCGCTGCCTGCGGCGGAAGCCTCGGGCGAGAGCGCGTCGACCGAAGACGCGTCTCGCTGA
- a CDS encoding AI-2E family transporter, whose product MPRQGTSEDAGRTALLVVAGMVAVALMWMLRSIVMMVVFATLLAYALDPLVARVTRIPLPRGARIPQPAAAGLVMAALVAVTIWATVVITPQLLSEAASLFTGLPERLQTLMAQFGQIAADAGYGGAVGPTMDHLQDALPQLQTWLIGWLGRMFSNVVQLAGALVIPLLAFYLLAERGAVRASLLRFVPVDAHVQLEKAGRAIDRALASYVRGQAIVCLVSGTVMTMALTAIGISHALLLGFLVAVAEILPFVGFWIAAVAIGLVGLGEGPGRAALALGAYAVSNGLIALLVTPRVMGRHLKMHPFVVTVSVLAGGELLGPPGVLLALPLAAIAQSLVQTFTAAAPRESRRGAA is encoded by the coding sequence ATGCCGCGCCAAGGCACCTCGGAAGACGCGGGACGCACGGCCTTGCTGGTGGTGGCGGGAATGGTCGCGGTCGCGCTGATGTGGATGCTGCGCAGCATCGTCATGATGGTGGTGTTCGCCACGCTGCTCGCCTATGCGCTCGACCCTCTGGTCGCCCGGGTCACGCGCATCCCTCTGCCGCGCGGTGCGCGGATCCCGCAGCCCGCCGCCGCGGGGCTGGTGATGGCGGCCCTGGTCGCCGTCACCATCTGGGCCACGGTGGTCATCACGCCGCAGCTCCTGAGCGAGGCGGCGTCGCTCTTCACGGGTCTTCCGGAGCGCCTGCAGACGCTGATGGCCCAGTTCGGGCAGATCGCCGCCGACGCGGGTTACGGTGGTGCGGTGGGGCCGACGATGGACCATCTGCAGGATGCGCTGCCGCAGCTCCAGACCTGGCTCATCGGCTGGCTCGGGCGGATGTTCAGCAACGTCGTCCAGCTCGCCGGCGCGCTGGTGATTCCGCTGCTGGCCTTCTATCTCCTCGCCGAGCGCGGCGCCGTGCGCGCGAGCCTCCTGCGCTTCGTGCCCGTCGATGCTCACGTCCAGCTCGAGAAAGCAGGCCGCGCCATCGACCGTGCGCTCGCGAGCTACGTGCGCGGTCAGGCGATCGTCTGCCTCGTCTCGGGGACGGTCATGACGATGGCGCTCACCGCGATCGGCATCTCGCACGCGCTGCTGCTCGGGTTCCTGGTCGCGGTCGCCGAGATCCTTCCCTTCGTCGGATTCTGGATAGCCGCCGTGGCGATCGGTCTGGTCGGCCTTGGCGAAGGACCGGGCCGCGCCGCTCTTGCGCTCGGAGCCTACGCGGTGAGCAACGGGCTGATTGCCCTGCTGGTGACGCCGCGTGTGATGGGACGCCACCTCAAGATGCATCCCTTCGTGGTGACGGTCAGCGTGCTGGCGGGAGGGGAGCTGCTGGGACCTCCCGGCGTCCTGCTCGCGCTCCCGCTGGCGGCGATCGCTCAGTCGCTGGTCCAGACCTTCACCGCGGCCGCTCCTCGCGAGTCCCGACGGGGTGCGGCTTAG